The following are encoded together in the Streptomyces rapamycinicus NRRL 5491 genome:
- a CDS encoding DUF5998 family protein: MAKTGTTTQGLRAAIERSGYYPALVAEAVEAAVGGEPIVSYLVHQETTFDANEVRRHVTVLVLTDNRFIVSHTDEQAADGTSPSPYATTSTESVKLQRISSVVLSRVVANPESYTPGTLPREVVLTIGWGAVSRLDLEPAACGDPNCEADHGYTGSSTADDLSLRVSEAGDGPDTVRQTLAFAQALSEATAATPDTGR; this comes from the coding sequence ATGGCGAAGACCGGTACGACGACCCAGGGGCTGCGCGCGGCGATCGAGCGCAGTGGCTATTACCCGGCACTCGTGGCCGAGGCGGTGGAGGCCGCCGTGGGCGGCGAGCCCATCGTGTCGTACCTGGTCCACCAGGAGACCACCTTCGACGCCAACGAGGTCCGCCGCCATGTGACGGTCCTCGTCCTCACGGACAATCGCTTCATCGTCAGCCACACCGACGAGCAGGCCGCGGACGGCACCTCCCCGTCGCCGTACGCAACCACCTCCACCGAGTCCGTGAAGCTCCAGCGGATCTCCTCGGTCGTGCTCAGCCGCGTCGTCGCCAACCCCGAGTCGTACACCCCGGGCACGCTGCCCCGCGAGGTCGTGCTGACCATCGGCTGGGGCGCCGTCAGCCGCCTCGACCTGGAGCCCGCCGCCTGCGGCGACCCCAACTGCGAGGCCGACCACGGCTACACCGGCTCCTCCACCGCCGACGACCTCAGCCTGCGCGTCAGCGAGGCCGGGGACGGCCCCGACACCGTCCGTCAGACCCTCGCCTTCGCCCAGGCGCTCTCCGAGGCCACCGCGGCCACCCCGGACACCGGCCGCTGA
- a CDS encoding bifunctional GNAT family N-acetyltransferase/acetate--CoA ligase family protein, whose amino-acid sequence MRSPSDHHAYPTHWEADVVLRDGGTAQIRPITTDDAQRLVSFYERVSDESKYYRFFAPYPRLSDRDVHRFTHHDYVDRVGLAAIVGDEFIATVRYDRIDGRGMPAAAPADEAEVAFLVQDAHQGRGVASALLEHIAAVARERGIRRFAAEVLPANNKMIKVFTDAGYTQKRSFEDGVVRLEFDLEPTDRSLAVMRAREQRAEARSVQRLLAPGSVAVIGTSRTPGGVGRTVLRNLLDAGFTGRVHAVNHAFPDDMTRLEPEGVLAHRSLRAIEEPVDLAVVAVPAERVPAVVAECGDHGVQGLVVLSAGYAESGGEGRDRQRDLVRQARSYGMRVIGPNAFGVINTADGVRLNASLSPQLPNPGRLGLFTQSGAIGIALLSGLNRRGAGLASLAGIAGISTFVSAGNRADVSGNDLLQYWYDDPLTDVVLMYLESIGNPRKFTRLARRTAAVKPVVVVKGARHTGSAPTGHAVPTTRIPDATVSDLLRQAGVIRVDTVTELADTGVLLASQPLPAGPRVAILGNSESLGLITYDACLTEELRPLPPRDLTTDATPDDFRRALTEALADDTCDAVVVTAIPWVGDGSAQALAAAVREAAQAPGPGPAKPVAVVHLEIQELAQALAGTGGEPAPGTRRIPAYPAAERAVRALAEAVRYARWREEAAEPGRVPEYDDIDEAGAAADIQVLLAPADGTGGDGTGAGRGGDGTGAGRAGDGTGAGTGDGTGPGVELSAADTQRLLARYGVSVLPALPAPGPDAAVKAAERLGFPVALKPTASHLRHRADLGGVRLELGSETELRRAYAELTGYLGRPEELGLVVQRMAPRGVDTVVRAAIDPAAGAVLSFGLAGAPSELLGDTAHGLVPVTGQDAAELIRSIRTAPLLFGWRGSKPVDTAALEELLLRVSRLVDDHPEMVAVDLEPVVVAQHGLSVLGASARLAPPPPRTDLGPRHMPAY is encoded by the coding sequence ATGCGGAGCCCGTCGGACCATCACGCCTACCCGACCCACTGGGAAGCCGATGTGGTGCTCCGGGACGGCGGTACGGCACAGATCCGTCCCATCACCACCGATGACGCGCAGCGGCTGGTCAGCTTCTACGAGCGGGTCTCGGACGAGTCGAAGTACTACCGCTTCTTCGCGCCCTACCCCCGTCTCTCCGACCGCGACGTCCACCGCTTCACCCACCACGACTACGTCGACCGGGTGGGTCTGGCGGCCATCGTGGGGGATGAGTTCATCGCCACCGTTCGGTACGACCGCATCGACGGCCGGGGGATGCCCGCCGCGGCCCCCGCCGACGAGGCCGAGGTCGCCTTCCTCGTCCAGGACGCCCATCAGGGCCGCGGGGTGGCCTCCGCGCTCCTCGAACACATCGCCGCCGTGGCGCGCGAGCGCGGAATCCGGCGGTTCGCCGCCGAGGTGCTGCCCGCCAACAACAAGATGATCAAGGTGTTCACGGACGCGGGCTACACCCAGAAGCGCAGCTTCGAGGACGGGGTCGTCCGCCTCGAGTTCGACCTCGAACCCACCGACCGCTCCCTGGCCGTGATGCGCGCCCGTGAGCAGCGCGCCGAGGCCCGGTCCGTCCAGCGGCTGCTCGCGCCCGGCTCCGTGGCCGTCATCGGCACCAGCCGCACACCCGGCGGCGTCGGCCGAACCGTGCTGCGCAACCTCCTGGACGCCGGCTTCACGGGGCGCGTCCACGCCGTCAACCACGCCTTCCCCGACGACATGACGCGGCTGGAGCCCGAGGGCGTCCTAGCCCACCGCTCGCTGCGCGCCATAGAGGAGCCCGTGGACCTGGCCGTCGTCGCCGTCCCCGCCGAGCGGGTGCCCGCCGTCGTGGCCGAATGCGGCGACCACGGCGTCCAGGGGCTCGTCGTGCTCTCCGCCGGATACGCCGAGAGCGGGGGCGAGGGCCGCGACCGGCAGCGCGACCTCGTACGCCAGGCCCGCTCCTACGGCATGCGCGTCATCGGCCCCAACGCCTTCGGCGTCATCAACACCGCCGACGGCGTCCGGCTGAACGCCTCCCTGTCCCCGCAGCTGCCCAACCCCGGCCGGCTGGGCCTGTTCACCCAGTCCGGGGCCATCGGCATCGCGCTGCTGTCCGGGCTGAACCGGCGCGGCGCCGGGCTGGCGAGCCTCGCCGGGATCGCCGGAATATCGACCTTCGTGTCCGCCGGGAACCGCGCCGACGTCTCGGGCAACGACCTGCTCCAGTACTGGTACGACGATCCGCTGACCGACGTCGTCCTGATGTACCTGGAGTCGATCGGCAACCCCCGCAAGTTCACCCGGCTCGCCAGGCGCACCGCGGCCGTCAAACCGGTGGTCGTCGTCAAGGGCGCCCGCCACACCGGCAGCGCCCCCACCGGCCACGCCGTGCCCACCACCCGGATCCCGGACGCCACCGTCTCCGATCTGCTGCGGCAGGCCGGCGTCATCCGGGTCGACACCGTGACCGAACTCGCCGACACCGGGGTGCTGCTCGCCTCCCAGCCGCTGCCCGCCGGTCCGCGCGTCGCCATCCTCGGCAACTCCGAGTCGCTCGGCCTGATCACCTACGACGCCTGCCTCACCGAGGAACTCCGCCCGCTGCCGCCCCGCGACCTGACCACGGACGCCACCCCGGACGACTTCCGGCGCGCCCTGACCGAGGCCCTCGCCGACGACACCTGCGACGCCGTCGTCGTCACCGCCATCCCGTGGGTCGGCGACGGCAGCGCTCAGGCCCTCGCCGCGGCCGTAAGGGAGGCGGCGCAGGCCCCCGGGCCCGGTCCGGCCAAACCGGTGGCGGTGGTCCACCTGGAGATCCAGGAGCTCGCGCAGGCCCTGGCCGGCACCGGCGGCGAGCCCGCCCCCGGCACCCGCCGGATCCCCGCCTACCCCGCCGCCGAGCGGGCCGTACGGGCGCTCGCCGAGGCCGTGCGGTACGCGCGCTGGCGGGAGGAGGCCGCCGAGCCCGGGCGGGTCCCGGAGTACGACGACATCGACGAGGCGGGCGCGGCGGCCGACATCCAGGTGCTGCTCGCCCCGGCCGACGGCACTGGCGGCGACGGCACAGGAGCCGGCAGGGGCGGCGACGGCACAGGAGCCGGTAGGGCCGGAGACGGCACAGGAGCCGGGACCGGCGACGGCACGGGCCCCGGCGTCGAACTGTCCGCCGCCGACACCCAGCGCCTGCTGGCCCGCTACGGCGTCAGCGTGCTGCCCGCCCTCCCCGCGCCCGGCCCCGACGCCGCCGTGAAGGCCGCAGAGCGGCTCGGCTTCCCGGTCGCGCTCAAGCCCACCGCCTCCCATCTGCGGCACCGCGCCGACCTGGGCGGCGTGCGGCTGGAGCTGGGCAGCGAGACGGAACTGCGCCGGGCCTACGCCGAGTTGACCGGCTACCTGGGCCGCCCCGAGGAGCTGGGGCTGGTCGTCCAGCGGATGGCACCGCGCGGCGTGGACACCGTCGTACGGGCCGCCATCGACCCCGCCGCCGGGGCCGTGCTCTCCTTCGGGCTCGCCGGTGCCCCGTCCGAACTGCTCGGCGACACCGCCCACGGTCTCGTCCCCGTCACCGGCCAGGACGCCGCCGAGCTGATCCGGTCCATCCGGACCGCGCCGCTGCTGTTCGGCTGGCGCGGTTCCAAGCCGGTGGACACCGCGGCCCTCGAGGAGCTGCTGCTGAGGGTGTCCCGCCTGGTGGACGACCACCCCGAGATGGTCGCCGTCGACCTCGAGCCCGTCGTCGTCGCCCAGCACGGCCTGTCCGTACTCGGCGCCTCGGCTCGGCTCGCCCCGCCGCCCCCGCGCACCGACCTCGGTCCCCGCCACATGCCCGCCTATTGA
- a CDS encoding HPr family phosphocarrier protein, translating into MAERRVTIGWAEGLHARPASIFVRAATAAGVPITIAKGDGTPVNAASMLAVLGLGAQGGEEVVLASDADDAEVALDRLAKLVAEGLEELPETV; encoded by the coding sequence ATGGCTGAGCGCCGCGTCACCATCGGCTGGGCCGAGGGCCTGCACGCCCGCCCTGCGTCGATCTTCGTCCGGGCGGCCACCGCCGCCGGCGTCCCCATCACGATCGCCAAGGGCGACGGCACCCCGGTCAACGCCGCCTCCATGCTGGCCGTGCTCGGCCTGGGCGCCCAGGGCGGCGAGGAGGTCGTCCTCGCTTCCGACGCGGACGACGCCGAGGTCGCGCTCGACCGTCTGGCGAAGCTGGTGGCGGAGGGGCTCGAGGAGCTTCCCGAGACCGTCTGA